The Methanoregula boonei 6A8 genome has a window encoding:
- a CDS encoding LamG domain-containing protein codes for MPAVTRRTCFWGIFWCGILVLLLCTAGAAAALDTAAGPVVYLTFNEGSGALALDASGHGNTGTIHGNAYRIDNSGCVRALVLSGNGSYVSVPYTPANHPTEAITVSAWFYVNDTSPQTLVSTYADGGGYRLGFDEGNDLWWTLGLDNVRGSASVVIPHEAITPGQWHQVTGSYDGQVARIYLDGILKNQINATGTIRYSDSNDILIGANAGPNDLPDPDAPEYLNGAIDEVRIYNRSLSYGDEMDDRYACSAATGTGILSLPAPLPPVYLTSGSVSLAPGETATRRLTFTNQSEQGTWQVTVSPGSRLSVDASDAYPDVYTDEWYVELKDQDTRLSRIVAFPVTYNAPAAGVIESGNATVLVHYFGGPGRFPASVILTFTSSAAPESPVSTLPKEMLEYPIIVFYSASWVTLIALVVVIVWAHRRHTKKE; via the coding sequence ATGCCCGCCGTTACCCGTCGCACCTGTTTTTGGGGAATCTTCTGGTGTGGTATCCTGGTCCTGCTTCTCTGCACTGCCGGTGCCGCGGCTGCTTTGGATACGGCGGCCGGGCCGGTGGTGTACCTTACGTTCAACGAGGGCAGCGGCGCTCTTGCACTCGATGCGTCCGGCCACGGGAATACCGGGACCATTCATGGCAATGCATACCGGATTGATAACAGCGGCTGTGTACGGGCGCTTGTGCTTTCCGGCAATGGCAGTTATGTCTCCGTACCGTATACCCCCGCCAATCATCCCACGGAGGCTATCACGGTCTCGGCGTGGTTCTATGTCAATGATACGTCCCCGCAGACGCTTGTCTCAACCTATGCGGACGGCGGGGGATACCGGCTCGGATTTGATGAGGGAAACGACCTCTGGTGGACGCTCGGGCTTGACAATGTCCGGGGAAGTGCCTCGGTGGTGATCCCGCATGAAGCCATCACGCCCGGGCAGTGGCACCAGGTTACGGGATCGTACGACGGTCAGGTAGCCCGGATCTACCTGGACGGGATTCTCAAGAACCAGATAAATGCCACCGGTACAATCCGGTACTCCGACAGCAACGATATCCTGATCGGTGCAAATGCCGGGCCAAATGACCTGCCCGACCCGGATGCCCCGGAATACCTCAACGGGGCAATCGATGAGGTCAGGATCTACAACCGGTCACTCTCATACGGCGATGAGATGGATGACCGGTATGCCTGCTCTGCTGCCACCGGAACCGGGATCCTTTCCCTGCCTGCACCTCTCCCACCGGTATATCTCACCTCGGGTTCGGTTTCCCTTGCTCCCGGGGAGACAGCGACACGGAGGCTGACGTTTACCAACCAGAGCGAACAGGGCACCTGGCAGGTAACGGTTTCCCCTGGTTCACGACTTTCGGTGGATGCCTCGGATGCCTACCCCGATGTCTATACGGACGAATGGTACGTTGAGCTCAAAGACCAGGATACCCGGCTCTCCCGCATCGTTGCTTTCCCGGTTACCTACAATGCCCCGGCCGCCGGAGTTATCGAATCGGGAAATGCCACCGTACTTGTCCATTACTTTGGTGGCCCGGGACGGTTCCCGGCAAGCGTGATCCTTACCTTCACCAGCTCTGCGGCACCGGAAAGCCCGGTCTCCACGCTGCCAAAGGAGATGCTCGAATATCCCATCATCGTGTTCTACTCGGCATCCTGGGTAACCCTGATCGCCCTTGTGGTGGTCATCGTCTGGGCCCACCGGCGGCACACCAAAAAAGAATAA
- a CDS encoding FAD-dependent oxidoreductase, translating into MMSTVTVYSTKNCPYCRMAKAFLEKYGVPYTAIDVGADTAAAHKMIALSGQRGVPVITVDDEVIVGFDSQRLNELFGTHAAGETYDVIIVGAGPGGLTAAVYCARKLLKTLVVSESIGGQALESWAIENYMGYRMITGEDLMKKFEEQVRTLDVRLELDRVNGVTMEENLFVVTTVSGLSVKAKSLILTPGKQPRKLGVENEEKYLGRGLSICSTCDGPLFKDKKIAVVGGGNSALQTAVEMSSIASSVSLLVRSTIKADPVYAKKLEGLKNITVHLHTQITALAGDPFLQHITIATEGQGEQRIDVDGVFIEVGWTPNTEIFDGLVELNGKKEIVVDVDGHTSRPGVFAAGDVTSVKSKQIIIAAGEGAKAALEAYDYLMSLA; encoded by the coding sequence ATGATGAGCACGGTCACCGTTTATTCCACGAAAAATTGCCCGTACTGCCGGATGGCCAAGGCATTCCTGGAGAAGTACGGCGTTCCCTACACAGCCATTGATGTCGGCGCCGATACCGCTGCGGCTCATAAGATGATCGCGCTTTCAGGCCAGCGCGGCGTACCGGTAATTACCGTTGATGACGAGGTGATTGTCGGCTTTGACTCCCAGAGGCTCAACGAGCTTTTCGGGACCCATGCAGCGGGAGAGACCTACGATGTCATCATCGTTGGTGCCGGCCCGGGAGGACTTACTGCCGCGGTCTACTGCGCCCGCAAACTCTTAAAAACGCTCGTTGTTTCCGAGAGTATTGGCGGGCAGGCGCTGGAATCGTGGGCCATTGAGAATTACATGGGCTACCGGATGATCACCGGTGAAGACTTGATGAAGAAGTTCGAGGAGCAGGTCCGGACCCTTGACGTGCGCCTGGAGCTCGACCGGGTAAACGGCGTTACAATGGAGGAGAACCTGTTTGTGGTAACAACCGTTTCCGGCCTTTCCGTGAAGGCAAAGAGCCTGATCCTCACCCCGGGAAAACAGCCCCGGAAACTAGGGGTTGAAAACGAGGAGAAGTACCTCGGGCGCGGTTTGTCCATCTGCTCGACCTGCGATGGCCCGCTTTTTAAGGATAAGAAGATCGCTGTTGTGGGCGGCGGAAACTCGGCGCTCCAGACCGCCGTTGAGATGAGCAGCATCGCCTCCTCCGTGAGCCTGCTTGTCCGGAGCACAATCAAGGCGGATCCGGTGTACGCAAAAAAGCTTGAAGGGCTAAAGAACATTACCGTGCACCTCCACACGCAGATCACCGCGCTTGCCGGCGATCCGTTCCTCCAGCATATCACGATTGCAACCGAGGGCCAGGGGGAACAGCGCATTGATGTTGATGGCGTCTTTATCGAGGTTGGCTGGACGCCGAATACGGAGATCTTTGATGGCCTGGTGGAGCTCAACGGGAAAAAGGAGATCGTGGTGGATGTGGACGGCCACACGAGCCGGCCCGGGGTATTTGCGGCAGGCGATGTGACATCGGTAAAGAGCAAGCAGATCATTATAGCTGCCGGTGAAGGGGCAAAGGCCGCGCTCGAAGCGTACGATTACCTGATGAGCCTGGCCTGA
- a CDS encoding rubrerythrin family protein — MTTEKNAQEAFAGESQASRKYLAFSEKAAAEGFTTIATLYKAASEAETVHAKKLLKVLGAVGPTEKNLEGSIAGETHEYTVMYPGFIKEAEAEKKSEAVLAFTHAMKAEEIHAGLYKKALAAIKAGHDLGKEKIYLCPVCGNIEIGKAPDKCPVCGVFGKQFREITL, encoded by the coding sequence ATGACAACCGAGAAGAATGCACAGGAAGCGTTTGCCGGAGAATCCCAGGCCAGCCGGAAATACCTGGCGTTTTCCGAAAAGGCCGCCGCCGAAGGATTCACGACAATTGCCACACTCTACAAAGCGGCATCAGAGGCAGAGACGGTCCATGCAAAGAAACTCCTCAAGGTGCTCGGTGCCGTAGGCCCGACCGAGAAGAACCTGGAAGGCAGTATTGCCGGGGAGACTCACGAGTACACCGTCATGTACCCCGGCTTTATCAAGGAGGCCGAGGCCGAGAAGAAGAGTGAGGCGGTACTTGCCTTTACCCATGCTATGAAGGCCGAAGAGATCCACGCCGGCCTGTACAAAAAGGCGCTTGCCGCCATAAAAGCCGGCCATGACCTGGGCAAGGAAAAAATCTATCTCTGCCCTGTTTGCGGCAACATCGAGATCGGGAAGGCACCGGACAAGTGCCCGGTCTGCGGGGTTTTCGGGAAGCAGTTCCGCGAAATCACCCTTTAA